In Geobacter sp., the genomic stretch CCGGGATGGCGGCACAGTTGATCTCCACAAACGGCTTGCTCTGCCGGTTACTGAAATGGTGGATCGAACGGGCAACCAGCTCCTTGCCCGTGCCATTCTCCCCGGTTATGAGGACCGACGCGGTGGTGGGGGCAACCAGCCGGATCTGATCCCGCAGGGTATTCAGGGCTGGCGAGGCACCGACCATCTCGTGCCCCTGCAGCACGGCGTCGCGCAGGGTCTCGTTCTCTTCCCGCAGCCGCTGCATCCCCAGGGCATTCTGGATGGTGAGCAGCAGCTTCTCCAGGGAAAGGGGTTTTTCGACAAAATCATAGGCCCCCAGCTTGGTGGACCGCACCGCCGTCTCGATGGTGCCGTGCCCGGACATCATCACCACGGTCAGCGACGGATGGATCTCCTTCAGCTTCTGCAGGGTCTCCAGCCCGTCCAGGCGCGGCATCCAGATGTCCAGCAGCACCAGGTCGGGGAGGTCCCGCTGCACCGACTCCAACGCCTCGACACCATCCACCGCCAGGAGGGTCCGGTAGCCTTCGTCCTCCAGGATACCCACCAGCGAGGTGCGGATGCTCTCTTCGTCATCGACAATCAATATGGTCTGTGCCATGTCCGACCTGCTCCTTTAGCTCGTCCATCAGGGTCAGAGCCCGACCTCTTTGGCAAGTGCGCCCCAAGCGGGGAGGCTCCGCTCGATCATCCCCTTGTCAACACAATAGGCGATCCTGAAGTAGCCGGGAGCACCGAATCCCGCACCGGGGACCAGCAGGATGTGGTGCTTCTGGGCCAGGCGGACAAACGCCACATCGTCTGCAATGGGCGAACGGGGGAAGAGGTAGAATGCCCCATCCGGCTTCACCATGCTGAATCCGAGGCCGGTCAGCCCCTCGTAGAGGAGATCCCGCTTTTGCCGGTATTCGCCGATATCCACCGATTCACGCTGGAGCTTTGCCACCAGGCGCTGGAGAAGCGCCGGTGCGTTGACGAACCCCAAGGTGCGGTTGCAGAAAATCGCCCCTTCCATGAAAAGCTCCACATGGGTCATGCGCGGGTTGGCCGCCAGGTAGCCGATCCGCTCGCCCGGCAGGGCCAGGTCCTTGGAATGGGAGGTGACGATCACCGCATTGTCGATGAAGGGGAAGATGCTGGGCACTGCCATGCCGTCGTAAGCTATACGGGCATAGGGCTCGTCGGAGATGACGTAGATCTGCCGCTCCAGTTCCCGCTCCTTACGCTGCACCAGATCGCCCAGTTTCTGCAGGCTTTCGGCAGGATAGATGACCCCGGTGGGGTTGTTGGGGGTGTTGATGATGATCGCCCGCGTCTTTTCGGAAATAGCATTCTCGATCGCCGGCAGGTCGAGCTGGAAGGTTTCCGGGTCTGTCCAGACCTCGCGGGGGACGCCGCCATGGTTGTCGATGTAAAACTTGTACTCGACAAAGTGCGGGGTCAGGATGATCACCTCTTCGCCGGGGTTGAGGATCGTCTTCAGGGCCACGTTGAGGGCGCCGCTGGCGCCGCAGGTCATGACCACGTTCGCCGCAGTCACCTGCAGACCGGACGACTCGGACAGCACCTCGGCAACTGCGGCGCGAGTCTCCTGGTAACCGGCATTGCTCATGTAGCGGTGCATGCCGAGAGGAGGGGCTGCCGCCAGTCGCCGGAACTCCTCGTCATATCGGGCAGGGGGCTCGATATTGGGATTCCCCAAGGTGAAATCGTAGACGTTATCGGCGCCGTGGACTGCCCGGAGCCGTTCCCCTTCCTCGAACATCTTGCGGATCCAGGACGCTCCCTCGATGAAGGTCTGGATTTTTGCGGCAATGGCCATAGTCTCTCTCCTTCCGGTTGGGAACTATGTAGCATATTTGCAACACCAGGTGCAAGAGGAAGCTGGACGGGTGCCGGAACTGCCGTTCGACACAAACCACGACCACAACAGGCATGCCAATAATGGAGAAATCACATGATGGAGAAATTGGTGTGGATGATCTTCTGCAGTTCCTCGATCCGGATGAGGGCGTTGCGCACCCGTTCCCGCTCCTCGGTGGAGAGTTCATAGGGGTTCAGATAATA encodes the following:
- a CDS encoding pyridoxal phosphate-dependent aminotransferase, coding for MAIAAKIQTFIEGASWIRKMFEEGERLRAVHGADNVYDFTLGNPNIEPPARYDEEFRRLAAAPPLGMHRYMSNAGYQETRAAVAEVLSESSGLQVTAANVVMTCGASGALNVALKTILNPGEEVIILTPHFVEYKFYIDNHGGVPREVWTDPETFQLDLPAIENAISEKTRAIIINTPNNPTGVIYPAESLQKLGDLVQRKERELERQIYVISDEPYARIAYDGMAVPSIFPFIDNAVIVTSHSKDLALPGERIGYLAANPRMTHVELFMEGAIFCNRTLGFVNAPALLQRLVAKLQRESVDIGEYRQKRDLLYEGLTGLGFSMVKPDGAFYLFPRSPIADDVAFVRLAQKHHILLVPGAGFGAPGYFRIAYCVDKGMIERSLPAWGALAKEVGL